The DNA window AAATAAAAGGAGAGAAAATGCCATTTCAAAAGGTAAGTGGTAATAACAACCGGCATCAGGTAACACTTTATGCCCTTTCAACCTGCGGCTGGTGCAGAATGACAAAGGATTTGCTCAATGCCAACAACATTGAATATCAGTATATTGATGTTGACCTCTGCACCGGTCAGGAACGGAAGGAGATGATTAACAGGGTCAGGCAGCTTAATCCGCGCGGCTCATTTCCCACCTTGCAGATTGATGATAAGGTGGTGATTGGCTATGACGAGGAGCGGATAAAGGAGCTCTTGGAAATCTGATTATGGAAGAGGTTCTTTCTCCTGAGGTCAATGAGGTTTACGAGCGGTTGAAAAGGGAGGCAGAGGAGGGAGGATATCATCTAAATCCAGACAGAGATTTTACCCTTAAACTTATCAACGGTCTTTTGGTTAATGAAAAACGGTATGGTTATCGTGCCTGCCCGTGCCGGCTCGCATTGGGTGAAAAACAGAAGGACATTGACATCATCTGCCCGTGCTATTACCGCGACTCTGACCTTGAGGAGTTTGGTGCCTGCTATTGCGGTTTATATGTGAGTGAGGATTGGATTAAGGGGAAATTACCGCACAAATCCATTCCTGAGAGAAGACCGGCAAGGTTTGTGCTTGAGGGTTATTCAGAAACCGCTCCTGTCTCTGCCCAGCCTGAAAGAGCAAAACTTGCCTATCCGGTCTGGCGGTGCAAGGTCTGCGGGTATCTATGCGCCCGTCCTGAACCGCCAGGAAAATGCCCGATATGCAAGGCAGGCAAGGAACGGTTTGAGCGTTTTATGTGAGGAGGGTTATGGCAATTGTAGAGTTGAGCATCGTTCCGGTGGGCACAGGTTCAACCAGTGTCAGCCATTATGTTCGGGCTGCGCTTGCGGTCATCAAGAAAAGCGGCTTGAACTTCACGGTTAACCCGATGGGCACCTGCATTGAGGGTGAATTGGAGAAAATATTTTCCCTTGTTACCGAGATTCACCAGACCCTTGGCCAGATGGGTTGTGCAAGGCTGATTACAACCATCAAGATTGATGACCGCAGGGACAAGGCTCAAACAATGCAGGATAAGGTGGCTAAAGTAACTTAACCTCCCTGATATTACTCCTATTAAACCCTGCCATCCAAACCAGCCCAAGCCATCAATTTCTTAAATCAACCATTTTATGGCATATAAGCGTTAATAAATCAAATACTTATATCAATTTCCATTGCAGTCGGGGAGTGACCACCTGGGTGATTTCATTAAAAAATAAAGCAAAACACTTTTCTTGACTTCTATAAAGTTATATCTATTCTTGAGTAGATAATAGCAGTTTATGGGTAATAAGAAAAAGGCAAAGTTGGAAGGTCTT is part of the candidate division WOR-3 bacterium genome and encodes:
- a CDS encoding ferredoxin-thioredoxin reductase catalytic domain-containing protein produces the protein MEEVLSPEVNEVYERLKREAEEGGYHLNPDRDFTLKLINGLLVNEKRYGYRACPCRLALGEKQKDIDIICPCYYRDSDLEEFGACYCGLYVSEDWIKGKLPHKSIPERRPARFVLEGYSETAPVSAQPERAKLAYPVWRCKVCGYLCARPEPPGKCPICKAGKERFERFM
- a CDS encoding glutaredoxin family protein, whose protein sequence is MPFQKVSGNNNRHQVTLYALSTCGWCRMTKDLLNANNIEYQYIDVDLCTGQERKEMINRVRQLNPRGSFPTLQIDDKVVIGYDEERIKELLEI
- a CDS encoding MTH1187 family thiamine-binding protein — encoded protein: MAIVELSIVPVGTGSTSVSHYVRAALAVIKKSGLNFTVNPMGTCIEGELEKIFSLVTEIHQTLGQMGCARLITTIKIDDRRDKAQTMQDKVAKVT